A window of the Hordeum vulgare subsp. vulgare chromosome 5H, MorexV3_pseudomolecules_assembly, whole genome shotgun sequence genome harbors these coding sequences:
- the LOC123452330 gene encoding uncharacterized protein LOC123452330, with protein sequence MARVRLRIDKVQRAAGGKSTNLTPLSSRFTPLAMAETLAGLRLAASAVPHPRSSGRPCAAAPAHHRLPQLRRGQLCARAAVTGAPEVDEDEAMSIDNLCRFFDLNVGKWNGIFYQFDAHGRVQQEISTRLSASTYGEDDLISLMQSLYIKQASSGITFADEEDPEPEWAEYKIKETNMFTVDKYQQIGFFPEQKAFALRYQTAGMLETVLRAGVLGDDDTGEESPRNLKIPSRKPSIVCENCIYSLDGNGRVRAFHIMDPKGVLDTLIVFHESQGTVLPLADSSTNDPELPSNDRINALLGRWEGHSVTKRSGVYGATLDEADTVVLLEIDNNGQLIQDNISTKTGTSTTTTIHWTGIANNNLLQFDGGYEITLLPGGMYMGYPSDISKCIEQLDPFNLEFCWMESPGKRQRLVRTFDSAGLAVSSTYFIETRV encoded by the exons ATGGCGAGGGTCAGACTCAGAATCGATAAGGTTCAGAGAGCAGCAGGGGGCAAAAGCACGAACTTAACACCCCTCTCCTCCCGCTTCACTCCtctggccatggcggaaaccctcGCGGGCCTCCGGCTGGCCGCCTCCGCGGTCCCGCATCCACGGAGCAGCGGACGCCCCTGCGCTGCCGCgccggcccaccaccgcctcccccagcTCCGGCGCGGCCAGCTCTGCGCCCGGGCGGCCGTCACGGGCGCGCCGGAGGTGGACGAGGACGAGGCCATGAGCATCGACAACCTCTGCCGCTTCTTCGACCTCAACGTCGGCAAGTGGAACGGCATCTTCTAC CAATTCGATGCGCACGGGAGGGTGCAACAGGAGATCAGCACGCGGCTGTCCGCCAGCACGTACGGGGAGGACGACCTCATCAGCCTCATGCAATC GCTGTATATCAAGCAGGCTTCGTCTGGGATAACATTCGCAGACGAGGAGGATCCTGAACCAGAGTGGGCGGAGTACAAAATCAAAGAGACTAACATGTTCACTGTAGATAAATATCAGCAG ATTGGGTTCTTTCCTGAACAGAAGGCATTTGCGTTGAGATATCAGACTGCTGGGATGCTGGAGACAGTCCTTCGAGCCGGCGTGCTTGGAGATGATGACACTGGTGAAGAATCCCCGAG AAACTTGAAGATTCCTTCTCGTAAACCATCTATTGTCTGTGAGAACTGTATTTACTCTCTTGATGGCAATGGCCGGGTAAGAGCTTTCCACATAATGGATCCAAAGGGGGTGCTCGATACACTTATTGTTTTTCATGAAAGTCAAGGCACCGTATTACCACTCGCCGACTCTTCAACTAATGATCCTGAG CTTCCCAGCAACGATAGGATAAATGCTCTGCTTGGAAGGTGGGAGGGCCATTCTGTGACGAAAAGGAGCGGGGTGTATGGAGCAACGCTTGATGAGGCTGATACGGTTGTCCTCCTTGAAATAGACAACAATGGTCAGCTGATCCAG GATAATATATCAACGAAAACCGGAACTAGCACGACAACAACGATCCACTGGACAGGAATAGCGAATAACAACTTGCTTCAGTTTGATGGAGGATATGAGATTACTTTGCTACCTGGAGGGATGTACATGGGATATCCATCAGACATCAGCAAGTGCATCGAGCAGTTAGATCCTTTTAATTTGGAGTTTTGTTGGATGGAATCGCCAGGAAAGAGGCAGCGGCTTGTGCGGACCTTCGACTCGGCTGGTCTGGCTGTTTCGTCGACCTACTTCATAGAGACCAGAGTATGA
- the LOC123452328 gene encoding mitotic checkpoint protein BUB3.3-like isoform X1, with product MARRGLAADAGAVSRVRFAPSSNNLMVSSWDSGLRLYDADKSILRLEANSEAALLDCCFKDESVAFAGGSDGCVIRYDLNLGAQDTVGLHDDVVVSTEFSQVTSQLVTSSLDKKLFFWDTHTRSVNHNNSFKLDSVVVSLSVCGMYILVTDENDVYWYDMRNLTGPIKAKDSPLKHHIRCLCASAEWNGYVAGSMDGTVAVKYFDHDVDNDMGYTFRCHPRSKDGNSSLVPINNIAIHPSKQTFVTGDNEGYAIAWDALSKKKLLEFPSFSGSVASMAYNHTGQLLAVASNYTHQGADRVLEVEGHQIFIETTRDSKREKSP from the exons ATGGCGAGGCGCGGGCTGGCGGCTGACGCCGGCGCCGTCTCCAGGGTTCGATTCGCGCCGTCCTCTAACAACCTCATGGTCTCCTCCTGGGATTCG GGGCTGAGGCTGTACGATGCAGACAAATCCATTCTCCGTCTGGAGGCGAATTCGGAGGCAGCACTTCTGGactgctgcttcaaggatgagtctgTGGCATTTGCCGGCGGTTCGGATGGATGTGTAATAAG GTATGACTTGAATTTAGGGGCTCAAGATACAGTAGGGCTGCATGATGATGTGGTTGTCAGCACTGAGTTCTCCCAGGTTACAA GTCAACTTGTAACTTCTAGCCTTGACAAGAAGTTATTTTTCTGGGATACACACACAAGAAGTGTAAACCATAACAACAGTTTCAAGTTAGATTCAGTGGTGGTATCACTTTCAGTCTGTGGCATGTATATATTAGTCACAGATGAGAATGACGTTTACTGGTATGACATGAGGAATCTAACAGGACCGATTAAGGCAAAAGATTCCCCCTTGAAGCATCATATACGGTGTCTTTGTGCTTCTGCAGAGTGGAACG GTTACGTGGCTGGATCTATGGATGGAACTGTTGCAGTGAAGTATTTTGACCATGATGTAGACAATGACATGGG ATATACTTTTCGATGTCATCCAAGATCAAAAGATGGAAACTCCAGTTTGGTTCCCATAAATAATATAGCAATTCATCCATC CAAGCAAACTTTTGTTACTGGAGATAATGAAGGATATGCCATTGCCTGGGATGCTTTATCAAAAAAGAAACTGCTTGAG TTTCCTAGCTTTTCGGGCAGTGTGGCGTCAATGGCATATAACCATACCGGTCAACTTTTGGCAGTTGCTTCAAACTATACTCATCAAGGAGCAGACAGAGT GTTGGAGGTGGAGGGGCACCAGATATTtatcgaaacgacgcgggattccAAAAGGGAAAAGTCTCCCTGA
- the LOC123452328 gene encoding mitotic checkpoint protein BUB3.3-like isoform X2 — protein MKPGRIRSEYGSRNCLIYLCNYLRYDLNLGAQDTVGLHDDVVVSTEFSQVTSQLVTSSLDKKLFFWDTHTRSVNHNNSFKLDSVVVSLSVCGMYILVTDENDVYWYDMRNLTGPIKAKDSPLKHHIRCLCASAEWNGYVAGSMDGTVAVKYFDHDVDNDMGYTFRCHPRSKDGNSSLVPINNIAIHPSKQTFVTGDNEGYAIAWDALSKKKLLEFPSFSGSVASMAYNHTGQLLAVASNYTHQGADRVLEVEGHQIFIETTRDSKREKSP, from the exons ATGAAGCCTGGTAGAATTCGTTCAGAGTATGGCAGTAGGAATTGTCTTATTTACCTTTGTAATTATTTAAG GTATGACTTGAATTTAGGGGCTCAAGATACAGTAGGGCTGCATGATGATGTGGTTGTCAGCACTGAGTTCTCCCAGGTTACAA GTCAACTTGTAACTTCTAGCCTTGACAAGAAGTTATTTTTCTGGGATACACACACAAGAAGTGTAAACCATAACAACAGTTTCAAGTTAGATTCAGTGGTGGTATCACTTTCAGTCTGTGGCATGTATATATTAGTCACAGATGAGAATGACGTTTACTGGTATGACATGAGGAATCTAACAGGACCGATTAAGGCAAAAGATTCCCCCTTGAAGCATCATATACGGTGTCTTTGTGCTTCTGCAGAGTGGAACG GTTACGTGGCTGGATCTATGGATGGAACTGTTGCAGTGAAGTATTTTGACCATGATGTAGACAATGACATGGG ATATACTTTTCGATGTCATCCAAGATCAAAAGATGGAAACTCCAGTTTGGTTCCCATAAATAATATAGCAATTCATCCATC CAAGCAAACTTTTGTTACTGGAGATAATGAAGGATATGCCATTGCCTGGGATGCTTTATCAAAAAAGAAACTGCTTGAG TTTCCTAGCTTTTCGGGCAGTGTGGCGTCAATGGCATATAACCATACCGGTCAACTTTTGGCAGTTGCTTCAAACTATACTCATCAAGGAGCAGACAGAGT GTTGGAGGTGGAGGGGCACCAGATATTtatcgaaacgacgcgggattccAAAAGGGAAAAGTCTCCCTGA
- the LOC123452331 gene encoding probable WRKY transcription factor 58, giving the protein MADRRGDAMRQQPPYSSGHQERVFDGGGPEFGNDYDPGSSYMSLLGSGVNPQQLLPAPPAWGVEEVAPPTINLTPQFSMANYVPTSSYQQHQTAASFVAPLAANLHPYPSSSSSSYFQADLPPQWPPRAMAPSPSSSLLPRNFTVHQTPAYPHHHEQQMHMQLLRAAALGGPHAPPAPPIEQPAKDGYNWRKYGQKQLKDAESPRSYYKCTRDACPVKKIVERSFDGCIKEITYKGRHTHPRPPEPRRSGAGADDVAAPSSAAGAQEDELSDDEDDGEEGHDIASGAGGPAGQRVVKKHKIILQTTSEVDLLDDGYRWRKYGQKVVKGNPRPRSYYKCTAENCNVRKQIERASTDPRCVLTTYTGRHNHDPPGRGAGAAAAAGAGGGSSSDPVPSTVNPSASTLHQPSGIHQLKEENRD; this is encoded by the exons ATGGCCGATCGGCGTGGCGACGCCATGCGCCAGCAGCCGCCTTACTCGTCCGGCCACCAGGAGCGGGTCTTCGACGGTGGCGGCCCGGAGTTCGGGAACGATTACGATCCTGGATCATCCTACATGTCGCTTCTTGGCTCCGGCGTCAACCCCCAGCAGTTGCTGCCGGCGCCGCCGGCGTGGGGGGTCGAGGAGGTGGCCCCGCCGACCATTAATCTCACGCCTCAGTTCTCCATG GCAAACTACGTGCCGACGTCTTCATACCAGCAGCACCAGACGGCCGCATCCTTCGTGGCACCCCTCGCCGCCAACCTCCACCCCTacccctcatcgtcgtcgtcgtcctactTCCAGGCCGACCTGCCGCCGCAATGGCCTCCGCGGGCAATGGcgccgtcgccgtcctcctcccTGCTGCCCCGCAACTTCACGGTCCACCAAACGCCGGCCTACCCGCACCACCACGAGCAGCAGATGCACATGCAGCTGCTGCGCGCGGCGGCGCTGGGCGGCCCGCACGCGCCGCCGGCGCCCCCCATCGAGCAGCCGGCCAAGGATGGGTACAACTGGCGCAAGTACGGGCAGAAGCAGCTCAAGGACGCCGAGTCGCCGCGGAGCTACTACAAGTGCACCCGGGACGCCTGCCCCGTCAAGAAGATCGTGGAGCGCTCCTTCGACGGCTGcatcaaggagatcacctacaagGGCCGGCACACCCACCCGCGGCCCCCCGAGCCCCGGCGAAGCGGCGCCGGAGCGGACGACGTCGCCGCCCCCAGCAGCGCTGCCGGCGCTCAGGAGGACGAGCTcagcgacgacgaggatgacggcgAGGAGGGCCACGACATTGCCAG CGGCGCGGGTGGTCCGGCGGGGCAGAGGGTGgtgaagaagcacaagatcatcctGCAGACGACGAGCGAGGTTGATCTGCTGGACGACGGCTACCGGTGGCGCAAGTACGGCCAGAAAGTGGTCAAGGGCAACCCCCGTCCGAG GAGCTACTACAAGTGCACCGCCGAGAATTGTAATGTGCGCAAGCAGATCGAGAGGGCCTCCACCGACCCTAGGTGCGTCCTGACAACATACACCGGGCGGCACAACCACGACCCACCAGGCAGGGGAgctggagccgccgccgccgccggggcaggcggcggctcctcctctGATCCCGTGCCATCCACAGTGAACCCGTCCGCCAGCACATTGCACCAGCCAAGTGGCATTCATCAGCTGAAAGAGGAGAACCGGGATTAA